TGAAAAGTCCACAGTCCACAGTCCATGGTCCACGGTCCAAGCCCAAAATCGGAATCATCGGGTGCGGGACGATAGGAAGCGAGATAGCGAAGGCCTGCCTGTTGAGATTGAATGGTGCCATTGAGCTTACCGCCATATGCGATATAGACCGGGAGAAGGCGAGCGCCCTGCAAAAAACCCTGGGCGGAAAGGTGGCCATCTTGGGGATAGACGGGCTCATTGAAAAGGTCGATGTGGTCGTAGAGGCCGCCAGCGCCAAAATTTCAGGGGAGATCCTCGAAAAGGCTGTCCGCTCGGAGAAGGACCTCCTGGTAATGAGCGTGGGCGGACTTATAGGGAGAGAGCCGTTGCTGAAAGAAGCCGCAAAGAAAGGGGTCCGCCTCTACATACCCTCGGGTGCCATATGCGGTATAGACGGCCTGAAGTCCGCCTCCGTCGGAAAGATAGATTCGGTACGCCTCACTACGAGGAAACCGCTTAAAGGCCTGGCCGGGGCGCCTTACCTGAAAGAGAAAGGCATAGAGATCGATTCCATAAAGGAAGAGACGGTCATCTTTGAAGGGAATGCAAAAGATGCTATAAGGTGGTTCCCGCAGAATGTCAACGTATCGGCCGTATTGAGCCTCGCCGGACTAGGCGCGGAAAAGACCGAAGTCAGGATAGTGACGTCTCCGGATTACACGAAGAACATACACGAGGTAGAGATAAGAGGGTCCTGCGGGGTCATCAGGACGGTGACCGAGAATGTGCCTTCGGCGGCAAACCCGAAGACGAGCGCGCTCGCTATCCTGTCGGCCATAGCGACACTCGAAGGCATAACGAAGAACATCAGGATAGGGACATGAGGCCGCTCACGCGGACCGGTAATTACATATCGACCAGGATAGGGAGGGCGATAGCCGACTATAAGCTGGTGGAGGATAAGGACAGGATCCTCGTGGCCGTATCGGGAGGGAAAGACAGCCTTTCCCTGTTGAAATTGCTTAACGAGAGAAAGAAGTGGGCGCCGGTAAGCTACGAACTCATAGCTAT
This DNA window, taken from Candidatus Omnitrophota bacterium, encodes the following:
- a CDS encoding aspartate dehydrogenase; translation: MKSPQSTVHGPRSKPKIGIIGCGTIGSEIAKACLLRLNGAIELTAICDIDREKASALQKTLGGKVAILGIDGLIEKVDVVVEAASAKISGEILEKAVRSEKDLLVMSVGGLIGREPLLKEAAKKGVRLYIPSGAICGIDGLKSASVGKIDSVRLTTRKPLKGLAGAPYLKEKGIEIDSIKEETVIFEGNAKDAIRWFPQNVNVSAVLSLAGLGAEKTEVRIVTSPDYTKNIHEVEIRGSCGVIRTVTENVPSAANPKTSALAILSAIATLEGITKNIRIGT